The sequence ATCATTAGCGATTACTTATAAGCGTATCGGCCATATATTACTGATTGCTGAACTTCGTATGAATCGCAGTTGGCACCTGACTCACATTTGTAAAGAACTTAAACCAAACAGTTGTAACTGGGAAGTTGTTAGCGTACCCAGTACGTGATTTTGGCTAGGAGTTGTAGCTAGCTAGCGTAAGCTAACGTTATTCAACCTAGCTGCAAAGTAGCAAATGTTAGCCAGACCGCATACTATGTTACTAGGTTATTTTAAACGAATTGGAATGTGATGCATTTGTGCAACCCCGTTTGACGTTTCAGTTCACGTTTTAAACTCTATGATGAGTAATTAAAAGTCGTAAACTATGAGTCCAGAGCGTTATGGCTGGATATGATCATTAACAGTTGTTGGCAGATGTGATTAGCTTACAGAAAAAGTAAattagctaacttggcaagctaagcTAGTTAGTTTCCCAGCTGTCAAGCCATTGTCTCTGTAACAAGTGCATAGGTAGCTAATGTTATGTAACTAACTAAATAAACATGTTGAGCgaggttttgttttctaagaGAAAATCAAATAATTTCTGCAAGACATGATTGATTAACACAAAATCCCCTCAAAAGTTCGCATCGCCCACATAAACGTATGTGATCTAGCTTGGTATCAAAAGTAAGTTACACAATCTGTAACACtaacagatttcaattgttaataGTAAGTGAAATTTGTTAGCGTTACTGCTTTTTTAATAACTTcgtgaactttttttttgttcagagCTTATGGAGGATATCCTCAAGGATAGACCTACGGAGGCAGATGGCATTGACGCCGTCGTAGTGGTGGACAATGTTCCCCAGGTTGGACCAGAGCGTGTGGAGAAACTCAAAAATGTCATACACAAGATCTTCTCTAAATTCGGCAAAATTACAAATGAGTTTTACCCTGATGCTGATGGCAAAACCAAGGGGTAAGTGCACAACCCTCCAGACTGTATTGTGTTTGCACAAAAATAATTCTGAAGATCAAGTAAGATGACTGACCATtaccatctttctctttcaggtATATATTTTTGGAGTATACTGCCCCCTCTCATGCGCAAGAAGCAGTGAAGAATGCAGATGGGTACAAATTGGATAAACAGCACACTTTCCGTGTCAACCTTTTCACTGACTTCGATAAGTATGTTTGATAATGAATagcattttgttgtttgttgttttccctAAAATACTTTTGTGTTATGGGTGCATAATGTATAACCAGCTGCGTTTATCTAGGTACATGAACATCAGTGACGAATGGGAGTCACCCGAGAAACAGCCCTTCAAAGATTTTGTGAGTTTCCCCTACAATTACAGCTGTGTGATCTGGACACAACAAAATCCCTCAATCATCACTAACATCGCCCTACTTTGTGTGTCATTCAGGGTAATCTGCGCCACTGGATGGAGGATCCTGATTGTCGTGATCAGTACAGTGTGATTTTTGAAGCTGGTGAAAGGACGGGCATATTTGCCAACGATGCCAAAGAGGCCCtcacagtggaggagagagcgGTGAGAACTTGCTTGGCATTTCCCGCCACTACTTTAGCGTAGTCTTAATCctgtgtatttcattttttgaatttttctgttttctgtctcttaactccctgtccctccttctccctttccatAGCGCTGGACTGAAACCTATGTGCGGTGGTCTCATATGGGCACCTATCTCGCTACATTCCATCAGAGGGGCATCGCGTTGTGGGGTGGGGAGAAGTTCAAGCAGATTCAGAGGTTCAGTCACCAGGGTGTGCAACTCATTGACTTCTCACCCTGTGAAAGGTAACGTCTCGGCCCAAGACTTCACCCCATGCAAATCCACTACTAACTTAAACTATCATGGTAATTTATTTGGTTCTGTTTGCTAAAGGGATgacttgtgtgatgtgtgtatttagGTACATGGTCAGCTTTAGTCCCCTCATGGACACAAAAGACGACCCCCAAGCTATAATCATCTGGGATGTCCTGACCGGGCAGAAGAAGAGAGGCTTCCATTGCGAGAGCTCTGCTCATTGGCCCATTTTTAAGTGAGTTCTGATGCTTCATGAAAGGCAGTGTTGTTTTTGTCTGCAGTCTGTACACTGGTCTGAATTAGCCTAACTCCTCTTGACGTTATCTGTCCTTTCAGTGAAATTTAATCTCCTGTTTATTTTGCAGGTGGAGCAATGATGGGAAGTTCTTTGCCAGAATGTCTCAGGATACTCTCAGCATCTATGAGACACCAGTAAGATTTTTAAGCTTTGTTTTGATGATTTCTGATGACACCATTGGTTAAATCTGTGCACTTTATGAAGCTTGTAACAGGTAGTTCTGCTGAGTACACCTGTATGGCACTGAATATGGCATTTACATGAAACCTTATAGTAATGTATATAGATCATCGGGGGATTTGATATCAGCACCCTCCCTTTACAATTGTCTTATTTGGATGTATTAATCGACAAAGaatattttctttctgtttagTCCATGGGTCTCTTGGATAAGAAGAGTCTGAAGATCAATGGCATTAAGTAAGTTGGACTGTTTCTCTTTGTATTAACTGTGATAATACATATCATTGTGCTAATATGATTAGCCTTTAAGctgtaatgttttgtttttttccttcattgCTCTTATCTCAATGCATTTCTCCATTTCAGGGACTTCTCTTGGTCACCTGGTGACAATATCATTGCCTTCTGGGTCCCGGAGGACAAAGACATCCCAGCTAGGGTGACTCTCATGCAGCTGCCAACCAGGAATGAGATCAGGGTTCGCAATCTGTTCAACGTGGTGGACTGCAAGCTTCACTGGCAGAAAAATGGCGACTACCTATGTGTGAAAGTCGACAGGACCCCTAAAGGCCAACCGGTAAGGAGAATCTAATGGTTCATGTGAATCCCCATCAGATGGATGTGAAAGTGCTGATCTCTTCTCATCTTTTTGTTTCAGGGTGTTGTCACCAACTTTGAGATCTTTCGGATGAGGGAGAAGCAGGTCCCTGTTGATGTCGTGGAGATGAAGGGTAAGGACTGAAACCAAGCTAATGTTTGGTGTGATGGTGTAAATTTCTGACCTCAGACTGACATTGTATAATTTGGCGAGGAGTCTGTACCACAATGGCAGTGTTTTAGATTTCTGAAGCTGGACTGGATTATACTGAGGGATATTGCGTCGAGTTTAATGTGGGAATAACTTTGCTCATCtactgtgtgaactgtgtgtctCCACTTCAGATCTTCCACACGAGTACGCCTGGCTACTTTGTTGTGGAATGTGCCATTTCCATTACCAAATCTGGGTGCCATTAGAGAGTGGAATATCTATTTCTATCAGAAACCGCACATTGTAGGTTATTTATGACTGATGAAATGATTTAGTCACTGATCAAATGATGATAATTTAGTGCTTTTTTAGATTCATGATTAGTGAACCTAAACACTGAGAAGTGTTTGCATTGAAACCGTAATTGTTAGATGCTGAAGAGCTACCCTTTGTCATTGTGAATGCATGTACACATTTGTCACCTCAGCTCTTGGCATATGATCATCATGGACACGCACTGTAGAAtgtaatggttgtttgacaataGCTGGGTCATTTAATCTTGATGGTGTACTCCATTGAGTAGTATTTGAATTGATTAGCTTTCCTAAATTGATTTAgttcagtcagtcaatcagtgCTGTCTATCTGCCAtctttttaactttgaacacagatttccaataaaaccatcaag is a genomic window of Clupea harengus chromosome 1, Ch_v2.0.2, whole genome shotgun sequence containing:
- the eif3ba gene encoding eukaryotic translation initiation factor 3, subunit Ba, which codes for MDETEDMEAEMDFDDGEEPSFSDPEDFEDDFSDQELMEDILKDRPTEADGIDAVVVVDNVPQVGPERVEKLKNVIHKIFSKFGKITNEFYPDADGKTKGYIFLEYTAPSHAQEAVKNADGYKLDKQHTFRVNLFTDFDKYMNISDEWESPEKQPFKDFGNLRHWMEDPDCRDQYSVIFEAGERTGIFANDAKEALTVEERARWTETYVRWSHMGTYLATFHQRGIALWGGEKFKQIQRFSHQGVQLIDFSPCERYMVSFSPLMDTKDDPQAIIIWDVLTGQKKRGFHCESSAHWPIFKWSNDGKFFARMSQDTLSIYETPSMGLLDKKSLKINGIKDFSWSPGDNIIAFWVPEDKDIPARVTLMQLPTRNEIRVRNLFNVVDCKLHWQKNGDYLCVKVDRTPKGQPGVVTNFEIFRMREKQVPVDVVEMKDGIIAFAWEPNGSKFAVLHGESPRINVSFYHVRSNGKIDLIKTYDKQQANSIFWSPQGQFLVLAGLRSMNGALAFVDTSDCTMMNFVEHYMASDVEWDPTGRFLVTSVSWWSHKVDNAYWLWTFQGRLLQKNSKDRFCQLLWRPRPPVLLGQEQMKTIKKDLKKYSKIFEQKDRLSQSKASKELIDKRRSMMEDYHSYRDTTAKMYLEQKPLRLELRGGVDTDELDSNVEDWEEETIEFFISEEIFPFGEL